The genomic stretch ATACAGGATACACGGTTGCTTTTCAAACATTCAGCCGGCAAAATTCAAATAATGTTGACCCAAACCAGGGAGCAACATATAGTTGTGTGATTCCCGGTCTCAGTGTACTTCCAAATCCACAAACTGATAATTGTCCTGCTTATAAATTACCCATCTCTGCCATCTGCGAAAGTTCACCCTTTACGTTAGATTTTAGTGCAACCGATCCGGACGGTGATTCACTCGTTTATAGTTTTTGTGATGCATACAACGGAGGGGCTGCAACTTTTGCAGACTGGACCGACCCGGCAGGCCCTCCTTATGGATCGGTAATTTATACTGCTCCTTACAATTCTGCTTTTCCGATGGGACCATCGGTTACAATTGATCCAAATACGGGAATCATATCAGGTACTGCTCCTGCAAGCGGACGATATGTTTTATGTGTTTGTGCTTCGGTTTATAGAAATGGGGTGTTACTTACTGTTCACAGAAAGGACCTGATCGTTGAAGTTTCAAATTGCATTCCCCTTACTGCAAATCCAAACTTTACTCCTATTACCTGTGATGGTTTCACCGTGAATTTCTTTGATAACAGTGCCGGTAACCCAACCGGCTGGCTATGGGATTTTGGAGACCCTGCCAGTGGAGCTGCTAATACTTCCACTTTACAAAATCCAACCCATACATTTACAGATACCGGTGTGTTTAATGTGAAACTCGTTGTTTCCATTGCCGGAGTATGCACCGATTCCATAATCAGACCTATCAGTGTTTACCCCGGCTTCTTACCCGGCTTCCTTAATACAGCGCCTTGCGTAAATACGCCTGTTCAATTCACCGATACAACCTATACCGCTTATGGTGTTGTAAATTCATGGCGCTGGGATTTTGGAGACCCCTCCACCCTGGCAGATACCAGTCACCTGCAAAACCCGGCTTATACCTATGCCACCGCAGGTACCTATACGGTTGAACTTCGGGTAACGAACAGCAAAGGTTGTGATAAGACCTATACAAAAGCCATTACCATATTCGCCAATCCCCTGCTCTCCGTCTTCCCCGCCGATTCGGTCTACTGCGGATTGGATACCCTGCAGCTTACTGGTGTGGGTACGGGAACATTCAACTGGACACCCCCGCTGAATATCATCGGCGCCAGCACGGCAACGCCATTGGTATTTCCGCCGGCAACCACCAAATACTATTCAGAACTTACGGATGTAAATGGCTGCAAATCGAGAGACTCCCTTTCGGTGATACCGAAATTCGATCTTACCAATGCCATCACCGGACCCATTGCCATCTGCGAAGAAGATACGGTAACACTCAACGGCAGCAGCAATTACAGCAACAACATCACCTGGCAATGGACCCCGGCTGCCACGGTTGAATCGCCAGGCAACGATACCACCCGGGTTTATCCAACCGTTACAACAACATACAGCTTGCTTACACGCTGGGGAAATAACTGCATCGCCAGCAAGGAACATACCATCAATGTAACGCCATTGGCTGTTCCCAATGCCGGGCCCGATGCCTTTGTATGCAGCGGCGGCGGACAGGCATCCACCCAGCTGAATGCCAGTGGCGGCACCAGTTATTCATGGACACCCGTTACCGGTTTAAACAATCCCAACATACCAAACCCCATTGCTTCGCCAACAACGCCTACCTATTACGTAGTGGCCGTTGGGGTGGCCGGTTGCCCCAAATTACGGACCGATACTGTTTTTGTGGACGTAGGCACCGTGCCGCTGATCCGTACACTGAACGATACGCTCATCTGCACCATCGACACGCTGCAACTCACCACAACCGGCGCCGGAAGTTTTGCATGGACACCCAATTACATGATCAGCAATACCACCGTTGCCAGTCCGCTGGTAAGCCCCGATGTGCCTACCTGGTATCATGTTACCCTCACCGATGCCGTGGGATGTAAGAACAATGATTCCGTCTTTGTGGATGTGAAAGCCAGCGTTTCGTTGTATGCCGGGGCCGATACAACCATCTGCCAGACCGATGGATTTACCCTTAACACCGTGAGTGATGGATTGTATTACCAATGGACACCGGCCACCTGGCTGAATAACAGCACCATTAAAAATCCATTCGCCACACCGCTCACAAGCACCACCTATCGTGTACGGGCAAGTATCGGCAAATGTTTCAGCGAGGATGATATTCACATCAACGTGGTTCCATACCCGGCTGCCAATGCGGGGCCAGATGCCTATATCTGTACAGGCTTCTCTGCACAACTGAATGCAACAGGCGGCAGCA from Chitinophagaceae bacterium encodes the following:
- a CDS encoding PKD domain-containing protein — encoded protein: MKKILFSCLLIFLFPDAFATHIIGGEMRYEYIGPGAAPNSKQYRVRLLMLKGPTGALLSTQYIVGIFNNDNGLKVLGTAANSNWAAVEDFTGTLAVPIIISPCIQPPPLLDYVYKTYSFIIELPDNNTGYTVAFQTFSRQNSNNVDPNQGATYSCVIPGLSVLPNPQTDNCPAYKLPISAICESSPFTLDFSATDPDGDSLVYSFCDAYNGGAATFADWTDPAGPPYGSVIYTAPYNSAFPMGPSVTIDPNTGIISGTAPASGRYVLCVCASVYRNGVLLTVHRKDLIVEVSNCIPLTANPNFTPITCDGFTVNFFDNSAGNPTGWLWDFGDPASGAANTSTLQNPTHTFTDTGVFNVKLVVSIAGVCTDSIIRPISVYPGFLPGFLNTAPCVNTPVQFTDTTYTAYGVVNSWRWDFGDPSTLADTSHLQNPAYTYATAGTYTVELRVTNSKGCDKTYTKAITIFANPLLSVFPADSVYCGLDTLQLTGVGTGTFNWTPPLNIIGASTATPLVFPPATTKYYSELTDVNGCKSRDSLSVIPKFDLTNAITGPIAICEEDTVTLNGSSNYSNNITWQWTPAATVESPGNDTTRVYPTVTTTYSLLTRWGNNCIASKEHTINVTPLAVPNAGPDAFVCSGGGQASTQLNASGGTSYSWTPVTGLNNPNIPNPIASPTTPTYYVVAVGVAGCPKLRTDTVFVDVGTVPLIRTLNDTLICTIDTLQLTTTGAGSFAWTPNYMISNTTVASPLVSPDVPTWYHVTLTDAVGCKNNDSVFVDVKASVSLYAGADTTICQTDGFTLNTVSDGLYYQWTPATWLNNSTIKNPFATPLTSTTYRVRASIGKCFSEDDIHINVVPYPAANAGPDAYICTGFSAQLNATGGSSYAWSPATFLNNRLIPDPVSVNPTASIQYIVTVRDNLGCPKPVKDTVWVRVYPAVVADAGPRDTTVVLGQPLFLNATGADNYVWSPSTWLNDPNIHNPVALPQDDIEYIVTATTALGCIGRDSILVRLFKMDEDIYVPNAFTPNGDGNNDVLRPILLGMKDLTYFRVYNRWGVLMFSTSEKGKGWDGRYNGKAQDPAAFVWEAEAVTYKGQIKKKKGSAVLIR